The Canis lupus baileyi chromosome 11, mCanLup2.hap1, whole genome shotgun sequence genome includes a window with the following:
- the ORMDL2 gene encoding ORM1-like protein 2, translating into MNVGVAHSEVNPNTRVMNSRGIWLAYIILVGLLHVVLLSIPFFSIPVVWTLTNVIHNLAMYVFLHTVKGTPFETPDQGKARLLTHWEQMDYGLQFTSSRKFLSISPIVLYLLASFYTKYDAAHFIINTASLLSVLLPKLPQFHGVRLFGINKY; encoded by the exons ATGAATGTGGGGGTGGCACACAGCGAAGTAAACCCCAACACTCGCGTGATGAATAGCCGGGGCATCTGGCTGGCCTACATCATCTTGGTAGGACTGCTGCATGTGGTTCTACTCAGCATCCCCTTCTTCAGCATACCTGTTGTCTGGACCCTGACCAACGTCATCCATAACTTG GCTATGTATGTCTTCTTACATACAGTGAAAGGGACACCCTTTGAGACCCCTGACCAAGGGAAGGCTCGGCTACTGACACACTGGGAACAGATGGACTACGGGCTCCAATTTACCTCCTCCCGCAAATTCCTCAGCATCTCTCCTATTGTACT CTACCTCCTGGCCAGCTTCTACACCAAGTATGATGCTGCTCACTTCATCATCAACACAGCCTCATTGCTTAGCGTACTGCTGCCTAAGTTACCCCAATTCCATGGGGTTCGTCTCTTTGGCATCAACAAATACTGA
- the DNAJC14 gene encoding dnaJ homolog subfamily C member 14 — MAQKHPGERGLCGAHHSGGASFRTLGSSVDPEILSFSGLRDSAGPAPNGTRCLTEHSSPKYTQPPNPAHWSDPSHGPPRGPGPPRDGEDPDQSEASSEEESGVDQELSRENEAGYQEDGNPSFLSIPSACNCQGTPGIPEGSYSEGGDSSPSNFCHHCTSPVLGEDEELEEEYDDEEPLKFPSDFSRVPSGKKPPPRRQRHRILAKEDTRDGGRRDPRSPGRHRLGRKRSQADKRRGLGLWGAEELCQLGQAGFWWLIELLVLVGEYVETCGHLIYACRQLKGSDLDLFRVWLGVWAGRLGGWAQVMFQFLSQGCCYGAGLFTRFLRLLGALLLLALALFLGCLQLGWRFLVGLGDRLGWRGKATWLFSWLDFPTLQRCLILLRDSRPWQQLVKMFQWGWLELPWVKPRTNRQGNAPVAGGRYCQPEEEVARLLTMAGVPEDELNPFHVLGVEATASDVELKKAYRQLAVMVHPDKNHHPRAEEAFKVLRAAWDIVSNPERRKEYEMKRMAENELSRSVNEFLSKLQDDLKEAMNTMMCSRCQGKHRRFEMDREPKSARYCAECNKLHPAEEGDFWAESSMLGLKITYFALMDGKVYDITEWAGCQRVGISPDTHRVPYHISFGSRIPGTSGRQRATPDAPPADLQDFLSRIFQVPPGQMPNGNFFAAPQPGPGPTAASKPNSTVPKGEAKPKRRKKVRRPFQR, encoded by the exons ATGGCCCAGAAGCACCCCGGAGAAAGAGGGTTGTGTGGAGCCCACCACAGTGGTGGTGCCTCCTTCAGGACTTTAGGATCCTCTGTGGACCCTGAAATACTTTCATTCTCAGGACTCAGGGACTCAGCGGGGCCTGCTCCCAATGGTACCCGCTGCCTCACAGAGCACTCTAGTCCCAAGTACACACAGCCCCCAAACCCAGCCCACTGGTCGGATCCAAGCCATGGCCCCCCAAGGGGTCCTGGACCCCCTAGGGATGGAGAGGACCCCGATCAGAGTGAGGCATCTTCAGAAGAAGAGTCAGGAGTGGACCAGGAACTCTCAAGAGAGAATGAGGCTGGGTACCAGGAGGATGGgaacccttcttttctttccattccgTCTGCTTGCAACTGCCAGGGAACCCCTGGAATCCCTGAAGGGTCTTACTCTGAGGGAGGAGATAGCTCTCCTAGCAACTTTTGCCATCATTGTACCTCTCCAGTTTTGGGGGAAGATGAAGAGTTGGAAGAGGAATATGATGATGAGGAACCTCTCAAGTTCCCCAGTGATTTTTCACGTGTGCCCAGTGGGAAGAAACCTCCACCCCGGAGACAGCGGCACCGCATTCTGGCCAAGGAGGATACTCGGGACGGTGGACGCAGAGATCCCAGGTCCCCTGGCCGACATCGGCTGGGCCGGAAACGAAGTCAGGCAGATAAGCGCAGAGGCCTCGGATTATGGGGAGCAGAGGAACTATGTCAGCTTGGACAGGCAGGCTTCTGGTGGCTGATTGAACTGCTGGTATTGGTGGGAGAGTACGTGGAAACTTGTGGCCATCTCATCTATGCATGCAGGCAGCTGAAAGGCAGTGATCTGGACCTTTTTCGAGTCTGGTTGGGAGTCTGGGCAGGGCGGCTGGGGGGCTGGGCCCAGGTGATGTTCCAATTTCTGAGCCAAGGATGTTGCTATGGAGCAGGGCTGTTCACCCGTTTTCTTAGGCTACTGGGTGCTTTGCTGCTCCTGGCTCTGGCCCTCTTCTTGGGCTGTCTACAGTTGGGCTGGCGGTTTCTGGTGGGACTGGGTGACCGGTTAGGCTGGAGGGGTAAAGCTACTTGGCTCTTTTCTTGGTTGGATTTCCCCACCTTGCAGCGTTGCCTGATTCTGTTAAGAGATAGCAGGCCATGGCAGCAGTTGGTAAAAATGTTTCAGTGGGGTTGGCTGGAGTTGCCTTGGGTCAAGCCAAGGACTAACAGGCAGGGGAATGCACCTGTAGCTGGTGGTCGCTACTGCCAGCCTGAAGAGGAAGTGGCTCGACTCTTGACCATGGCTGGGGTTCCTGAGGATGAGCTAAACCCTTTCCATGTGTTGGGGGTTGAAGCCACAGCATCAGATGTTGAACTGAAGAAGGCCTATAGGCAGCTGGCAGTGATG GTTCATCCTGACAAAAATCATCATCCCCGGGCTGAAGAGGCCTTCAAGGTTTTACGGGCAGCTTGGGACATTGTCAGCAACCCTGAAAGGCGGAAGGAATATGAAAT GAAACGAATGGCAGAGAATGAGCTGAGCCGGTCAGTGAATGAGTTTCTGTCCAAGCTGCAGGATGACCTCAAAGAAGCAATGAATACTATGATGTGCAGCCGATGCCAGGGAAAGCATAG GAGGTTTGAAATGGACCGGGAACCTAAGAGTGCCAGATACTGTGCTGAGTGTAATAAACTGCATCCTGCTGAGGAAGGAGACTTTTGGGCAGAGTCAAGCATGTTGGGCCTCAAGATCACCTATTTTGCACTGATGGATGGAAAGGTGTATGATATCACAG AATGGGCTGGATGCCAGCGTGTGGGAATCTCCCCAGATACCCACAGAGTCCCCTATCACATCTCATTTGGTTCTCGGATTCCAGGCACTAGTGGGCGGCAGAG AGCAACCCCAGATGCCCCTCCTGCTGACCTTCAGGATTTCTTGAGCCGGATCTTTCAAGTACCCCCAGGCCAGATGCCCAATGGGAATTTCTTTGCAGCTCCtcagcctggccctgggcccaCTGCAGCCTCTAAGCCCAACAGCACAGTACCCAAGGGAGAAGCCAAACCGAAGCGGCGGAAGAAAGTGAGGAGGCCCTTCCAACGTTGA
- the LOC140642357 gene encoding transmembrane protein 198-like isoform X2, translating into MEEALLPLAMTSDPRPFNQQLPEPPDPRCVLEPQDNPELAPALVCALCCCFGIIYCCFGYRCFKAVMFLSGLLSGALVIFLLCHKERVLETQLSLEVSAGIALGIGLLCGLVTMLVRSVGLFLTGLLLGLTLGAGALLGTEPIYQPPSAWVPAGGLVGLALLGALLTLRWPRPFTVLGTALLGAAVLVACADYFLEGLALGSRLGQRLQALPALPPLCWYSWVLLGTWPALGALGALAQWKLMDEEHGGHANVVLSHQRRHLQLLRIRQQEAKWHRTPSGVGLCEGGYRPRLPLNTRSPADSLAPSYLQSLRERQLGPGTQATAPHTVLDLDSDCASTVPLTTPSGSTQT; encoded by the exons ATGGAGGAAGCCTTGTTGCCCCTGGCCATGACCTCTGACCCCAGGCCCTTTAATCAACAactcccagagcctccagacccAAGATGTGTCTTGGAACCCCAGGACAATCCTGAACTGGCACCCGCCCTGGTGTGTGCTCTTTGCTGCTGCTTTGGAATCATCTACTGCTGCTTCG GCTACCGCTGCTTCAAGGCAGTAATGTTTCTCTCGGGCCTGCTGTCAGGAGCTCTGGTGATCTTCCTGCTGTGCCACAAGGAGCGAGTGCTAGAGACACAGCTGAGCCTGGAGGTGAGCGCGGGCATTGCGCTGGGCATCGGACTCCTCTGTGGCCTGGTCACCATGTTGGTGCGCAGCGTTGGGCTCTTCCTGACTGGTCTCCTGCTAGGCCTAACCCTGGGTGCCGGGgccctgctgggcacagagcccatCTACcaaccaccttcagcctgggtgCCGGCTGGGGGGCTGGTGGGGCTGGCACTGCTGGGAGCCCTGCTCACACTTCGGTGGCCACGTCCATTCACAGTTTTGGGCACAGCCCTGCTGGGTGCTGCGGTGCTGGTGGCCTGTGCTGACTACTTCCTAGAGGGGCTGGCACTGGGCAGTCGGCTGGGCCAACGCTTGCAGGCACTTCCAGCCTTGCCTCCTCTCTGCTGGTATAGCTGGGTCTTGCTGGGCACCTGGCcagccctgggggccctgggggccctggCCCAGTGGAAGCTCATGGATGAGGAACATGGAGGCCACGCCAATG TGGTCTTGAGCCACCAGCGGAGGCATCTTCAGCTCCTTCGGATCCGTCAGCAAGAGGCCAAGTGGCACCGGACGCCCTCCGGGGTGGGGCTCTGTGAAGGCGGCTACCGGCCCCGGCTCCCCCTCAACACCCGGAGCCCTGCTGATAGTCTGGCTCCC AGTTATCTCCAGAGCCTTCGAGAGCGCCAACTGGGACCGGGCACCCAGGCCACAGCCCCCCACACCGTGCTGGACCTAGATTCTGACTGTGCTTCCACTGTACCCCTCACCACACCTTCTGGTTCCACCCAGACCTGA
- the LOC140642357 gene encoding transmembrane protein 198-like isoform X1: MEEALLPLAMTSDPRPFNQQLPEPPDPRCVLEPQDNPELAPALVCALCCCFGIIYCCFGYRCFKAVMFLSGLLSGALVIFLLCHKERVLETQLSLEVSAGIALGIGLLCGLVTMLVRSVGLFLTGLLLGLTLGAGALLGTEPIYQPPSAWVPAGGLVGLALLGALLTLRWPRPFTVLGTALLGAAVLVACADYFLEGLALGSRLGQRLQALPALPPLCWYSWVLLGTWPALGALGALAQWKLMDEEHGGHANAVVLSHQRRHLQLLRIRQQEAKWHRTPSGVGLCEGGYRPRLPLNTRSPADSLAPSYLQSLRERQLGPGTQATAPHTVLDLDSDCASTVPLTTPSGSTQT, translated from the exons ATGGAGGAAGCCTTGTTGCCCCTGGCCATGACCTCTGACCCCAGGCCCTTTAATCAACAactcccagagcctccagacccAAGATGTGTCTTGGAACCCCAGGACAATCCTGAACTGGCACCCGCCCTGGTGTGTGCTCTTTGCTGCTGCTTTGGAATCATCTACTGCTGCTTCG GCTACCGCTGCTTCAAGGCAGTAATGTTTCTCTCGGGCCTGCTGTCAGGAGCTCTGGTGATCTTCCTGCTGTGCCACAAGGAGCGAGTGCTAGAGACACAGCTGAGCCTGGAGGTGAGCGCGGGCATTGCGCTGGGCATCGGACTCCTCTGTGGCCTGGTCACCATGTTGGTGCGCAGCGTTGGGCTCTTCCTGACTGGTCTCCTGCTAGGCCTAACCCTGGGTGCCGGGgccctgctgggcacagagcccatCTACcaaccaccttcagcctgggtgCCGGCTGGGGGGCTGGTGGGGCTGGCACTGCTGGGAGCCCTGCTCACACTTCGGTGGCCACGTCCATTCACAGTTTTGGGCACAGCCCTGCTGGGTGCTGCGGTGCTGGTGGCCTGTGCTGACTACTTCCTAGAGGGGCTGGCACTGGGCAGTCGGCTGGGCCAACGCTTGCAGGCACTTCCAGCCTTGCCTCCTCTCTGCTGGTATAGCTGGGTCTTGCTGGGCACCTGGCcagccctgggggccctgggggccctggCCCAGTGGAAGCTCATGGATGAGGAACATGGAGGCCACGCCAATG CAGTGGTCTTGAGCCACCAGCGGAGGCATCTTCAGCTCCTTCGGATCCGTCAGCAAGAGGCCAAGTGGCACCGGACGCCCTCCGGGGTGGGGCTCTGTGAAGGCGGCTACCGGCCCCGGCTCCCCCTCAACACCCGGAGCCCTGCTGATAGTCTGGCTCCC AGTTATCTCCAGAGCCTTCGAGAGCGCCAACTGGGACCGGGCACCCAGGCCACAGCCCCCCACACCGTGCTGGACCTAGATTCTGACTGTGCTTCCACTGTACCCCTCACCACACCTTCTGGTTCCACCCAGACCTGA
- the LOC140642357 gene encoding transmembrane protein 198-like isoform X4, which yields MFLSGLLSGALVIFLLCHKERVLETQLSLEVSAGIALGIGLLCGLVTMLVRSVGLFLTGLLLGLTLGAGALLGTEPIYQPPSAWVPAGGLVGLALLGALLTLRWPRPFTVLGTALLGAAVLVACADYFLEGLALGSRLGQRLQALPALPPLCWYSWVLLGTWPALGALGALAQWKLMDEEHGGHANVVLSHQRRHLQLLRIRQQEAKWHRTPSGVGLCEGGYRPRLPLNTRSPADSLAPSYLQSLRERQLGPGTQATAPHTVLDLDSDCASTVPLTTPSGSTQT from the exons ATGTTTCTCTCGGGCCTGCTGTCAGGAGCTCTGGTGATCTTCCTGCTGTGCCACAAGGAGCGAGTGCTAGAGACACAGCTGAGCCTGGAGGTGAGCGCGGGCATTGCGCTGGGCATCGGACTCCTCTGTGGCCTGGTCACCATGTTGGTGCGCAGCGTTGGGCTCTTCCTGACTGGTCTCCTGCTAGGCCTAACCCTGGGTGCCGGGgccctgctgggcacagagcccatCTACcaaccaccttcagcctgggtgCCGGCTGGGGGGCTGGTGGGGCTGGCACTGCTGGGAGCCCTGCTCACACTTCGGTGGCCACGTCCATTCACAGTTTTGGGCACAGCCCTGCTGGGTGCTGCGGTGCTGGTGGCCTGTGCTGACTACTTCCTAGAGGGGCTGGCACTGGGCAGTCGGCTGGGCCAACGCTTGCAGGCACTTCCAGCCTTGCCTCCTCTCTGCTGGTATAGCTGGGTCTTGCTGGGCACCTGGCcagccctgggggccctgggggccctggCCCAGTGGAAGCTCATGGATGAGGAACATGGAGGCCACGCCAATG TGGTCTTGAGCCACCAGCGGAGGCATCTTCAGCTCCTTCGGATCCGTCAGCAAGAGGCCAAGTGGCACCGGACGCCCTCCGGGGTGGGGCTCTGTGAAGGCGGCTACCGGCCCCGGCTCCCCCTCAACACCCGGAGCCCTGCTGATAGTCTGGCTCCC AGTTATCTCCAGAGCCTTCGAGAGCGCCAACTGGGACCGGGCACCCAGGCCACAGCCCCCCACACCGTGCTGGACCTAGATTCTGACTGTGCTTCCACTGTACCCCTCACCACACCTTCTGGTTCCACCCAGACCTGA
- the LOC140642357 gene encoding transmembrane protein 198-like isoform X3, translating into MFLSGLLSGALVIFLLCHKERVLETQLSLEVSAGIALGIGLLCGLVTMLVRSVGLFLTGLLLGLTLGAGALLGTEPIYQPPSAWVPAGGLVGLALLGALLTLRWPRPFTVLGTALLGAAVLVACADYFLEGLALGSRLGQRLQALPALPPLCWYSWVLLGTWPALGALGALAQWKLMDEEHGGHANAVVLSHQRRHLQLLRIRQQEAKWHRTPSGVGLCEGGYRPRLPLNTRSPADSLAPSYLQSLRERQLGPGTQATAPHTVLDLDSDCASTVPLTTPSGSTQT; encoded by the exons ATGTTTCTCTCGGGCCTGCTGTCAGGAGCTCTGGTGATCTTCCTGCTGTGCCACAAGGAGCGAGTGCTAGAGACACAGCTGAGCCTGGAGGTGAGCGCGGGCATTGCGCTGGGCATCGGACTCCTCTGTGGCCTGGTCACCATGTTGGTGCGCAGCGTTGGGCTCTTCCTGACTGGTCTCCTGCTAGGCCTAACCCTGGGTGCCGGGgccctgctgggcacagagcccatCTACcaaccaccttcagcctgggtgCCGGCTGGGGGGCTGGTGGGGCTGGCACTGCTGGGAGCCCTGCTCACACTTCGGTGGCCACGTCCATTCACAGTTTTGGGCACAGCCCTGCTGGGTGCTGCGGTGCTGGTGGCCTGTGCTGACTACTTCCTAGAGGGGCTGGCACTGGGCAGTCGGCTGGGCCAACGCTTGCAGGCACTTCCAGCCTTGCCTCCTCTCTGCTGGTATAGCTGGGTCTTGCTGGGCACCTGGCcagccctgggggccctgggggccctggCCCAGTGGAAGCTCATGGATGAGGAACATGGAGGCCACGCCAATG CAGTGGTCTTGAGCCACCAGCGGAGGCATCTTCAGCTCCTTCGGATCCGTCAGCAAGAGGCCAAGTGGCACCGGACGCCCTCCGGGGTGGGGCTCTGTGAAGGCGGCTACCGGCCCCGGCTCCCCCTCAACACCCGGAGCCCTGCTGATAGTCTGGCTCCC AGTTATCTCCAGAGCCTTCGAGAGCGCCAACTGGGACCGGGCACCCAGGCCACAGCCCCCCACACCGTGCTGGACCTAGATTCTGACTGTGCTTCCACTGTACCCCTCACCACACCTTCTGGTTCCACCCAGACCTGA